One Ricinus communis isolate WT05 ecotype wild-type chromosome 2, ASM1957865v1, whole genome shotgun sequence DNA segment encodes these proteins:
- the LOC8267859 gene encoding rop guanine nucleotide exchange factor 1-like isoform X2 yields the protein MGTISSEEELDQLRERFEFDSYTSSADVSESKSSSSFSCHHYEHQRASTSSPPFLDRFFSPPSLPIMLPVVPGKHVMMKMEENLSDVEMMKERFAKLLLGEDMSGGGKGVCTALAISNAITNLSASVFGELRKLEPLAPQKKSMWHREMDLLLCVSDSIVELVPSMQNLPGGGTFEVMVPRPRLDLFMNLPALKKLETMLLSILDGFCDAEFYYVDRGVIVAGGNETETFSLSSSSARPSISREEKWWLPFPKVPQNGLSEDARKRLQQCKECTNQILKVAMAINGSVLTEMEIPSAINGSLVCLSENIYRRMTTSRFSPDCLLDYLDLSSEYSILEIANRIEAAAHIWRKRYLKGYKAQARAQRKSTWRGRVKGFVGEVERNKLLARRAETLLHSLRLRFPALPQTTLDSYKIQYNKDVGHAIIESYSRVMESLAYNILARIDDLLYVDDATKQRAAAESTSLYDQERLGGGALSKQRQISPSPFSFQHSFSGSSCPLSNLDSSHDKIRTPNGHDFTKKSNLRNSPIQTLQKLTF from the exons aTGGGGACTATTTCGTCAGAGGAGGAATTGGATCAACTTAGGGAGAGGTTTGAGTTTGATAGCTACACTTCAAGTGCTGACGTGAGTGAATCGAAGAGTTCAAGTAGCTTCTCTTGTCACCATTATGAGCATCAACGCGCTTCCACTTCTTCGCCTCCTTTTCTCGACCGCTTCTTTTCTCCGCCGTCGCTTCCTATAATGCTGCCAGTAGTTCCTGGCAAGCACGTCATGATGAAAATGGAAGAGAATTTATCTG ATGTTGAAATGATGAAGGAGCGATTTGCTAAGCTTCTGCTTGGCGAAGACATGTCAGGCGGAGGAAAGGGCGTTTGTACAGCTCTCGCCATCTCCAATGCCATTACCAATTTGTCTG CTTCTGTCTTTGGGGAGCTACGGAAGTTAGAGCCACTAGCACCTCAAAAAAAGTCAATGTGGCACCGTGAGATGGATTTGCTTTTATGCGTGAGTGATTCTATAGTAGAGCTTGTTCCTTCAATGCAAAATCTCCCAGGTGGTGGGACCTTTGAGGTTATGGTGCCCCGACCTCGCTTAGACCTTTTTATGAACCTTCCAGCACTGAAGAAGCTGGAGACCATGCTGCTTAGCATTCTAGACGGGTTTTGCGATGCTGAGTTTTACTATGTTGATCGTGGGGTCATTGTTGCTGGTGGTAATGAGACTGAaacattttctttatcttcatcTTCTGCAAGACCCTCTATTAGTCGTGAAGAGAAGTGGTGGCTTCCATTTCCTAAAGTACCTCAGAATGGTTTGTCTGAAGATGCAAGAAAAAGACTGCAACAGTGTAAGGAATGCACAAATCAGATCCTCAAAGTTGCCATGGCAATTAATGGCAGTGTGTTGACTGAGATGGAGATTCCAAGTGCAATTAATGGCAGT CTTGTTTGTCTGTCTGAGAACATATATCGTCGCATGACTACCTCTCGGTTCTCTCCAGATTGTCTTCTGGATTACTTAGACCTGTCATCAGAATACTCCATACTGGAAATCGCAAACAGGATAGAAGCGGCTGCACACATTTGGAGGAAAAGATACCTAAAAGGTTATAAGGCTCAAGCAAGGGCTCAGAGGAAGTCAACATGGCGTGGAAGGGTCAAAGGATTTGTTGGTGAAGTAGAAAGAAATAAGCTTCTAGCAAGACGAGCTGAGACCCTCTTGCATAGCCTAAGGTTGCGTTTCCCTGCTCTCCCACAGACAACTTTGGACAGTTACAAGATCCAATACAACAAG GACGTAGGGCATGCTATCATCGAGAGCTATTCTAGGGTGATGGAAAGCTTAGCTTATAATATATTGGCAAGGATTGATGATCTCCTATACGTGGATGATGCCACCAAGCAACGTGCTGCAGCAGAGTCAACATCTCTGTATGACCAGGAAAGGCTTGGGGGCGGTGCTCTTTCAAAGCAAAGACAAATATCACCTagccctttttcttttcaacacAGTTTTTCTGGCTCTTCATGTCCGCTGTCAAATTTAGACTCTTCTCATGACAAAATTAGAACCCCTAATGGACATGATTTTACAAAGAAAAGCAATCTAAGAAACTCACCGATTCAGACTCTGCAGAAACTAACCTTCTGA
- the LOC8267859 gene encoding rop guanine nucleotide exchange factor 1-like isoform X1: MGTISSEEELDQLRERFEFDSYTSSADVSESKSSSSFSCHHYEHQRASTSSPPFLDRFFSPPSLPIMLPVVPGKHVMMKMEENLSDVEMMKERFAKLLLGEDMSGGGKGVCTALAISNAITNLSASVFGELRKLEPLAPQKKSMWHREMDLLLCVSDSIVELVPSMQNLPGGGTFEVMVPRPRLDLFMNLPALKKLETMLLSILDGFCDAEFYYVDRGVIVAGGNETETFSLSSSSARPSISREEKWWLPFPKVPQNGLSEDARKRLQQCKECTNQILKVAMAINGSVLTEMEIPSAINGSVLTEMLCQQCTIESGKACLSV; encoded by the exons aTGGGGACTATTTCGTCAGAGGAGGAATTGGATCAACTTAGGGAGAGGTTTGAGTTTGATAGCTACACTTCAAGTGCTGACGTGAGTGAATCGAAGAGTTCAAGTAGCTTCTCTTGTCACCATTATGAGCATCAACGCGCTTCCACTTCTTCGCCTCCTTTTCTCGACCGCTTCTTTTCTCCGCCGTCGCTTCCTATAATGCTGCCAGTAGTTCCTGGCAAGCACGTCATGATGAAAATGGAAGAGAATTTATCTG ATGTTGAAATGATGAAGGAGCGATTTGCTAAGCTTCTGCTTGGCGAAGACATGTCAGGCGGAGGAAAGGGCGTTTGTACAGCTCTCGCCATCTCCAATGCCATTACCAATTTGTCTG CTTCTGTCTTTGGGGAGCTACGGAAGTTAGAGCCACTAGCACCTCAAAAAAAGTCAATGTGGCACCGTGAGATGGATTTGCTTTTATGCGTGAGTGATTCTATAGTAGAGCTTGTTCCTTCAATGCAAAATCTCCCAGGTGGTGGGACCTTTGAGGTTATGGTGCCCCGACCTCGCTTAGACCTTTTTATGAACCTTCCAGCACTGAAGAAGCTGGAGACCATGCTGCTTAGCATTCTAGACGGGTTTTGCGATGCTGAGTTTTACTATGTTGATCGTGGGGTCATTGTTGCTGGTGGTAATGAGACTGAaacattttctttatcttcatcTTCTGCAAGACCCTCTATTAGTCGTGAAGAGAAGTGGTGGCTTCCATTTCCTAAAGTACCTCAGAATGGTTTGTCTGAAGATGCAAGAAAAAGACTGCAACAGTGTAAGGAATGCACAAATCAGATCCTCAAAGTTGCCATGGCAATTAATGGCAGTGTGTTGACTGAGATGGAGATTCCAAGTGCAATTAATGGCAGTGTGTTGACTGAAATGTTATGCCAACAATGTACAATCGAG AGTGGAAAAGCTTGTTTGTCTGTCTGA